From a region of the Zingiber officinale cultivar Zhangliang chromosome 10B, Zo_v1.1, whole genome shotgun sequence genome:
- the LOC122029789 gene encoding protein crumbs homolog 1-like: MDRRPKVEVAVLTLLALLQFLATSHRADAGNPLAPLLQPLFGNMCNRSTQCGRGTCEESSDVFFGYVCNCDRGWSQFHVGDSFRFLPCVVPNCSLNYKCFNDSGTPATPPEPPRFPNISNICSVAYCGGGQCVQNSTFGYHCDCHEGYSNLLNSTNLPCYRDCSLGADCSDLGITLNNSSSSSPPSLSDNGGNPSGGGRFAPNSFLWIGSFLGISFMALVG, translated from the exons ATGGATCGTCGTCCTAAAGTCGAAGTGGCGGTGCTAACTCTGCTTGCTCTCCTCCAGTTCCTCGCCACTTCGCACAGAGCAGATGCAGGGAACCCGCTTGCTCCTCTCCTCCAGCCTCTCTTCG GTAATATGTGCAATAGGAGCACGCAGTGCGGAAGGGGAACCTGCGAAGAGTCATCGGACGTGTTCTTCGGTTACGTGTGCAATTGCGACAGGGGGTGGAGCCAGTTCCATGTCGGAGATAGCTTCAGATTCCTCCCTTGCGTCGTCCCCAACT GTTCCCTAAATTATAAATGCTTCAATGACTCCGGGACTCCGGCAACGCCTCCTGAACCACCGCGTTTCCCCAACATATCGAACA TTTGTTCCGTTGCCTACTGTGGAGGAGGCCAGTGTGTGCAAAACTCGACGTTCGGGTATCATTGTGATTGCCATGAGGGCTACAGCAATCTTCTCAACAGCACAAATTTGCCTTGCTACAGAGACT GTTCTTTGGGAGCTGATTGTTCCGATCTTGGTATTACGCTGAACAATTCTTCGTCGTCTTCACCGCCAAGTCTTTCAGATAATGGTGGGAATCCATCTGGAGGAG GTAGGTTTGCTCCAAATAGCTTCCTGTGGATAGGCAGCTTCTTGGGGATTTCCTTTATGGCTTTAGTGGGATAG
- the LOC122030608 gene encoding E3 ubiquitin-protein ligase RDUF2-like — protein sequence MLPGVELARKRRMHNRLDGWARPPEPSPSARLPLSHRPSPSTAMGESALAARLRLAEKLQSMHGSHRPPTSSPSSSSSSSSSSTACGAAGRSVALGSAADAQESSRSGEALQRSRSRVEVCAVCLEEVQAQQRVTWLPCAHKYHTECLLPWLAARSQCPCCRTHVAALPLLS from the coding sequence GATGCATAACCGCCTCGACGGCTGGGCGCGGCCGCCGGAGCCTTCGCCCTCGGCGCGGCTCCCCCTTTCGCACCGGCCGTCGCCCTCGACGGCGATGGGCGAGTCGGCGCTCGCCGCGCGTCTCCGCCTCGCGGAGAAGCTTCAGAGCATGCACGGCTCCCACCGCCCTcctacttcttctccttcttcttcttcttcttcttcttcttcctccaccgctTGCGGCGCAGCCGGTAGGTCGGTGGCGCTTGGGTCTGCTGCGGATGCGCAGGAGAGCAGCAGGAGTGGAGAGGCGCTGCAGAGGAGCAGGTCGAGGGTGGAGGTGTGCGCGGTGTGCCTGGAGGAGGTGCAGGCGCAGCAGAGGGTGACATGGCTGCCGTGCGCGCACAAGTATCACACGGAGTGCCTGCTGCCATGGCTGGCAGCTCGGTCGCAGTGCCCCTGCTGCAGGACTCATGTCGCTGCTCTGCCTCTGCTTTCCTAG